The segment TGCTGCAATTTTTGGCCTGGCTGTAGGAGCCGGATTCGCCATTATTGAAAACCTGTATTACCTTAGAGCATTAGAAGAAGCTACTTTGATCACCTGGTTTGTACGGGGATTCGGCACAGCTATAATGCATGGTTGTACAACAGCCATCGCAGCTATCATCAGTAAGGATTTATTCGATACTAAAGACTGGCCGGCTATGCTTTCATTTGTCCCCGGTTTCCTGCTCGCTGTGGTACTGCATGCTTTATTTAACATGTTTCTGCTGCCACCTACTACTTCAGCCTTACTCATCACCATTTCTTTACCGCCTGTTTTATACCTCGTATTCAAGAAAAGTGAGGCTCACACCCGCTCCTGGCTCGGCACCGGGCTCGACAGTGACATGGAGCTGTTACAAATCTTATTAGCCGGCAATATCTCACAGACAAGAATTGGAGGATATATTCAATCTATACGTGATAAGTTTCCGCCGGCAGTAGTAGGCGATATTATTTGCTACTTACGCGTTTACCTGGAGCTATCCATTAAAGCAAAAGGCATTCTGATTATGAAAGACAGTGGTGTGGAGTTACCTCCCGATCCAGATGTTGAAGCTCAGTTTGAAGAACTTGAATACCTGGAATCACAAATTGGAAAAATTGGGCTTCTTGCCATCCAGCCTCTTTTAAAGATTGACAACACGGATCTATGGCAGCTATCTCTAATGCGTTAGACTATTATTTGGGCCTCCTTGCGGATGCGAACTGTACAATACTTACAAACTAATATCCGCTCCGACG is part of the Gracilimonas sediminicola genome and harbors:
- a CDS encoding PrsW family intramembrane metalloprotease, which encodes MIQVLEFSFALLPIVIFLIGMWMLDSFQLIKTREVIITILFGFLIAGIAVLFHGTILNNTGIDRAALSRYIAPVSEEFLKFLPVIFLIVTRRVGFMVDAAIFGLAVGAGFAIIENLYYLRALEEATLITWFVRGFGTAIMHGCTTAIAAIISKDLFDTKDWPAMLSFVPGFLLAVVLHALFNMFLLPPTTSALLITISLPPVLYLVFKKSEAHTRSWLGTGLDSDMELLQILLAGNISQTRIGGYIQSIRDKFPPAVVGDIICYLRVYLELSIKAKGILIMKDSGVELPPDPDVEAQFEELEYLESQIGKIGLLAIQPLLKIDNTDLWQLSLMR